In Kocuria turfanensis, a single genomic region encodes these proteins:
- a CDS encoding glutathione S-transferase family protein — MSPRTTRQSQHSTAGAYVHPGEEFTRDTTYIEDRIVRDPERARLGEGARAWPVEAGRYRLVAARACPWANRTLIVRRLLGLEDALSVGLPGPVHDARSWTFDLDPDGRDPVLGIERLQEAYFARYPDYPRGITVPAVVEIASGKVVTNDFAQLTEDLAKEWTAFHREGAPDLWPAELEDEMRQVMRRVYTEVNNGVYRCGFAGSQQAYEKAYERLWAALDWLEERLATRRYLMGEHITEADVRLFTTLVRFDPVYHSHFKCSRNKLTEMPHLWGYARDLFQTPGFGDTVDFQQVKEHYYIVHEDINPSQIVPAGPDLRNWVSAHGREALGSSPFGAGTAPGPVRPEERVDRRHTPLAV; from the coding sequence ATGTCCCCACGCACCACCCGTCAGTCCCAGCACAGCACCGCCGGCGCCTACGTGCACCCGGGGGAGGAGTTCACCCGGGACACCACCTACATCGAGGACCGGATCGTCCGCGACCCGGAGCGCGCCCGGCTGGGCGAGGGGGCCCGCGCCTGGCCGGTGGAGGCCGGTCGCTACCGGCTCGTCGCCGCCCGGGCCTGTCCCTGGGCCAACCGCACCCTGATCGTGCGCCGCCTGCTGGGGCTGGAGGACGCCCTCTCGGTGGGGCTGCCCGGTCCGGTGCACGACGCCCGGTCCTGGACCTTCGACCTCGATCCGGACGGCCGGGACCCCGTCCTGGGCATCGAGCGGCTCCAGGAGGCGTACTTCGCCCGCTACCCGGACTACCCGCGGGGCATCACCGTGCCCGCCGTCGTGGAGATCGCGAGCGGGAAGGTGGTGACCAACGACTTCGCCCAGCTCACCGAGGACCTCGCCAAGGAGTGGACCGCCTTCCACCGGGAGGGCGCCCCGGACCTCTGGCCGGCCGAGCTCGAGGACGAGATGCGGCAGGTCATGCGGCGGGTCTACACCGAGGTCAACAACGGCGTGTACCGGTGCGGCTTCGCCGGCTCCCAGCAGGCCTACGAGAAGGCCTACGAGCGGCTGTGGGCGGCGCTGGACTGGCTCGAGGAGCGCCTCGCCACCCGCCGCTACCTCATGGGCGAGCACATCACCGAGGCCGACGTGCGGCTGTTCACCACCCTCGTGCGCTTCGACCCGGTCTACCACTCCCACTTCAAGTGCTCGCGGAACAAGCTCACCGAGATGCCGCACCTGTGGGGCTACGCCCGGGACCTCTTCCAGACCCCCGGCTTCGGGGATACCGTGGACTTCCAGCAGGTCAAGGAGCACTACTACATCGTCCACGAGGACATCAACCCGTCCCAGATCGTGCCGGCGGGGCCCGACCTGCGCAACTGGGTCTCCGCGCACGGCCGGGAGGCCCTCGGCAGCTCGCCCTTCGGCGCGGGGACCGCGCCGGGCCCCGTCCGCCCCGAGGAACGGGTTGACCGACGTCACACCCCCCTGGCCGTCTGA
- a CDS encoding MarR family winged helix-turn-helix transcriptional regulator — protein sequence MNTPEPAEVNWLTDEEQSAWRSFLALSRGMQTAIDRQLSRDSALSGSEYEVLVPLSESSTGVIRSRDLMHALGWERSRLSHLLSRMARRGLLERLRCDSDARGLDVRITPEGRRAIEAAAPGHLEMVRAAFVDHLTQEEMDTLRRVSGKVIPRLEELGLC from the coding sequence ATGAACACCCCGGAGCCCGCCGAGGTCAACTGGCTGACCGACGAGGAACAGAGCGCCTGGCGGAGCTTCCTGGCGCTGAGCCGTGGCATGCAGACCGCGATCGACCGCCAGCTGTCCCGGGACAGCGCGCTGTCCGGCTCGGAGTACGAGGTCCTCGTCCCGCTCTCCGAGAGCAGCACCGGGGTGATCCGGTCCCGGGACCTCATGCACGCGCTCGGCTGGGAGCGCAGCCGGCTGTCCCACCTGCTCTCGCGGATGGCCCGCCGCGGCCTGCTCGAGCGCCTGCGGTGCGACAGCGACGCCCGGGGCCTCGACGTGCGGATCACCCCGGAGGGCCGCCGCGCCATCGAGGCCGCCGCCCCCGGCCATCTCGAGATGGTGCGCGCGGCGTTCGTCGACCACCTGACGCAGGAGGAGATGGACACCCTGCGCCGCGTCTCCGGCAAGGTCATCCCCCGGCTCGAGGAGCTGGGGCTGTGCTGA
- a CDS encoding LysR substrate-binding domain-containing protein — protein MELRQLNYFIAVAEERHFGRAAKRLHMAQPPLSQQIRQLEEQLGVRLLDRTTRRVDLTAAGQVLLDRGRRIVGEIEALEADVHQVGQGTTGVLRVGFCGSATYGTMPGLVRRAAQLLPGLSLALQGEMLTPAMEEGLRGHTLDAALLRPPVASPGLEHRVVAREPLVVAVPSGGPLDEDGPVAAHELQDQDFVACPPDSVLYRAGTDLCRRAGFQPRIARVAGGTSALLSFVAAGGGVAVVPAGVRAVQLAGVVYRGIEHAPELELAVAWRREDRSALLHRFLDLVADLRPGPGAAP, from the coding sequence ATGGAGCTCCGGCAGCTCAACTACTTCATCGCCGTGGCCGAGGAGCGGCACTTCGGCCGGGCCGCCAAGCGCCTGCACATGGCCCAGCCGCCACTGTCCCAGCAGATCCGCCAGCTCGAGGAGCAGCTCGGGGTGCGCCTCCTGGACCGCACCACCCGCCGGGTGGACCTCACCGCCGCCGGTCAGGTGCTGCTCGACCGGGGCCGCCGGATCGTCGGGGAGATCGAGGCCCTCGAGGCCGACGTCCACCAGGTGGGGCAGGGCACCACGGGGGTGCTGCGGGTCGGCTTCTGCGGCTCCGCCACCTACGGGACGATGCCCGGCCTGGTCCGGCGGGCCGCGCAGCTGCTGCCGGGGCTGTCCCTGGCGCTGCAGGGGGAGATGCTCACCCCCGCCATGGAGGAGGGGCTCCGCGGGCACACGCTGGACGCCGCGCTGCTGCGCCCCCCGGTGGCCTCCCCGGGCCTCGAGCACCGGGTCGTCGCCCGCGAACCGCTCGTGGTCGCGGTGCCCTCCGGCGGTCCGCTGGACGAGGACGGCCCCGTGGCCGCGCACGAGCTGCAGGACCAGGACTTCGTCGCCTGCCCGCCGGACTCGGTGCTCTACCGGGCCGGCACGGACCTGTGCCGCCGGGCCGGGTTCCAGCCCCGGATCGCCCGCGTGGCGGGCGGGACGTCCGCGCTGCTGTCCTTCGTGGCCGCCGGCGGCGGCGTGGCCGTGGTGCCCGCCGGTGTGCGTGCCGTGCAGCTGGCGGGCGTCGTGTACCGCGGGATCGAGCACGCCCCGGAGCTCGAGCTGGCCGTCGCGTGGCGGCGCGAGGACCGGTCCGCGCTGCTGCACCGATTCCTCGACCTCGTCGCCGATCTCCGGCCCGGGCCCGGCGCGGCTCCGTAG
- a CDS encoding flavin reductase family protein has product MRTDIPADRHGSFARAVKSLVVPRPIAWISSRSSAGVDNLAPHSFFTVASSTPTIVQFVSVGEKDSLRNIRQTGEFVVNFASAELFEQINATGTDYPPEVSEFDAVGLTREPSLTVGVPRVAESPAAIECRLHAEPMPIGDCFLVFGAVTHVAVDEAAVDGRGPLVQALQPVARLGRDEWGELGRIRSIRRVPYREAAPEADLP; this is encoded by the coding sequence ATGCGCACCGACATCCCCGCCGACCGGCACGGCTCCTTCGCCCGGGCGGTCAAGTCCCTGGTCGTCCCCCGCCCGATCGCGTGGATCAGCTCGCGGTCCTCGGCGGGCGTGGACAACCTCGCCCCGCACTCGTTCTTCACGGTCGCCTCCAGCACGCCCACGATCGTCCAGTTCGTCTCGGTCGGGGAGAAGGACAGCCTCCGCAACATCCGGCAGACCGGGGAGTTCGTGGTGAACTTCGCGTCCGCGGAGCTGTTCGAGCAGATCAACGCCACGGGCACCGACTACCCCCCGGAGGTCAGCGAGTTCGACGCCGTGGGGCTCACCCGCGAGCCGTCCCTCACCGTGGGCGTGCCCCGGGTGGCGGAGTCCCCGGCGGCCATCGAGTGCCGGCTGCACGCGGAGCCGATGCCGATCGGCGACTGCTTCCTCGTCTTCGGCGCGGTCACGCACGTGGCCGTGGACGAGGCGGCCGTGGACGGGCGGGGCCCGCTCGTCCAGGCCCTGCAGCCGGTCGCCCGGCTCGGGCGCGACGAGTGGGGAGAGCTCGGCCGGATCCGCTCGATCCGGCGCGTGCCCTACCGGGAGGCCGCCCCGGAGGCGGACCTGCCCTGA
- a CDS encoding long-chain-fatty-acid--CoA ligase — protein sequence MPAESARDFLRARPWTASYDPGVPAELDLPETSLAHMLERSVARHGRKTALEFFGARTSYADLGRQVERAAEGLRRLGVRHGDRVAIVLPNCPQHIVAFYAVLRLGAVVVEHNPLYTAHELHHQFEDHGARVAIVWDRAAERVRSLGADLPVDTVVAVDITAAMPRVQQLALRLPLPAARASRAQLTGPAPGTIPWRELLDARPIAVDHPRPTAHDLALLQYTSGTTGLPKGAMLTHRNLESNALMGRHWLDSTEHEVVHGVLPLFHAFGLTLGVTFAMSLGAKLVLFPTVRTDLVLGAMKRSRPTVLPAVPPVYEKLLDAAQEQRTDLQGISVAVSGAMSLPVPLVERWEQATGGILIEGYGLTECSPLVACNPLNDSRRAGSIGVPFPSTEIRLVDPETLEDVPRGHEGELWVRGPQVFQGYWGRPDETARTLSTDGWLRTGDIVTVDDAGFLRVVDRLKEVVITGGFNVAPTEVENALRRHEDVEDAAVVGLTDPRGTEVVVAAVVLAPGRELDEGALREHCYAEVTRYKVPRRIVAVDELPRTMLGKVQRREVRRQLERTGVRL from the coding sequence ATGCCTGCCGAATCCGCCCGCGACTTCCTGCGTGCCCGCCCCTGGACCGCCAGCTACGACCCCGGGGTCCCCGCGGAGCTGGACCTGCCGGAGACCTCGCTCGCGCACATGCTCGAGCGGTCGGTGGCCCGGCACGGCCGGAAGACCGCGCTCGAGTTCTTCGGGGCCCGGACCAGCTATGCCGACCTCGGGCGGCAGGTCGAGCGGGCGGCCGAGGGTCTGCGCCGGCTCGGCGTGCGGCACGGGGACCGGGTGGCGATCGTGCTGCCCAACTGCCCGCAGCACATCGTGGCATTCTACGCCGTGCTGCGCCTGGGGGCCGTCGTCGTGGAGCACAACCCCCTCTACACCGCGCACGAGCTGCACCATCAGTTCGAGGACCACGGCGCGCGCGTGGCGATCGTGTGGGACCGTGCGGCCGAGCGGGTCCGGTCCCTCGGCGCCGACCTGCCGGTGGACACGGTCGTGGCCGTGGACATCACCGCCGCCATGCCGAGGGTGCAGCAGCTGGCCCTGCGCCTGCCGCTGCCCGCGGCCCGGGCCTCCCGCGCCCAGCTCACCGGGCCGGCCCCGGGCACGATCCCGTGGCGGGAGCTGCTGGACGCGCGGCCGATCGCCGTCGACCACCCGCGGCCCACCGCCCACGACCTCGCCCTGCTGCAGTACACCTCCGGCACCACCGGGCTGCCCAAGGGCGCGATGCTCACCCACCGCAACCTCGAGTCCAACGCCCTCATGGGCCGGCACTGGCTCGATTCCACCGAGCACGAGGTGGTGCACGGCGTGCTGCCCCTCTTCCACGCCTTCGGCCTGACCCTGGGGGTGACCTTCGCGATGTCCCTGGGGGCGAAGCTCGTGCTGTTCCCGACCGTCCGGACCGACCTCGTGCTCGGGGCGATGAAGCGCTCGCGGCCCACCGTGCTGCCCGCCGTGCCGCCGGTCTACGAGAAGCTGCTCGACGCCGCACAGGAGCAGCGCACCGACCTGCAGGGCATCTCGGTGGCCGTCTCCGGGGCCATGAGCCTGCCCGTCCCGCTCGTGGAGCGGTGGGAGCAGGCCACGGGCGGCATCCTGATCGAGGGCTACGGGCTCACCGAGTGCTCCCCGCTCGTGGCGTGCAACCCGCTCAACGACTCCCGCCGCGCCGGGTCCATCGGCGTCCCCTTCCCCTCCACCGAGATCCGGCTCGTCGACCCGGAGACCCTCGAGGACGTCCCCCGCGGCCACGAGGGCGAGCTGTGGGTGCGGGGACCGCAGGTCTTCCAGGGGTACTGGGGGCGTCCCGACGAGACGGCCCGGACGCTGAGCACGGACGGCTGGCTGCGCACCGGGGACATCGTCACGGTCGACGACGCCGGCTTCCTGCGGGTGGTCGACCGGCTCAAGGAGGTCGTGATCACCGGCGGGTTCAACGTGGCCCCCACCGAGGTCGAGAACGCGCTGCGCCGGCACGAGGACGTCGAGGACGCCGCCGTCGTGGGGCTCACCGACCCGCGCGGCACCGAGGTCGTCGTGGCGGCCGTGGTCCTGGCGCCGGGCCGCGAGCTCGACGAGGGCGCCCTGCGCGAGCACTGCTACGCCGAGGTGACACGCTACAAGGTGCCCCGGCGGATCGTGGCCGTCGACGAGCTCCCGCGCACCATGCTCGGGAAGGTCCAGCGCCGGGAGGTCCGCCGGCAGCTGGAGCGCACGGGCGTGCGGCTCTGA
- a CDS encoding LuxR C-terminal-related transcriptional regulator, whose translation MPSTLVAVVDDHEVVREGVRLVSMTSQADVKLVGSASSVPDLLDQLGRDPENPALTAQGAKRIECEVVLLDLSLNDMSRPAANVELLRAAGMKVLIFSIGENAALIREALRAGALGLVRKSDPLEHAIEEARNIAEGKPVITKELAAAIDGDVEFSRASLSPREQETLRLYASGFAQVQVARRMGIKQSAVKTNIDRIREKYARVGRPAPTKIDLRIRAIEDGLVEPTADITTAEKRL comes from the coding sequence ATGCCGTCCACCCTTGTCGCCGTCGTCGATGACCACGAGGTCGTCCGGGAGGGCGTCCGCCTCGTCTCCATGACCTCCCAGGCGGACGTGAAGCTCGTCGGATCGGCCTCCAGCGTGCCGGACCTGCTCGACCAGCTGGGCCGGGACCCCGAGAACCCGGCCCTGACGGCGCAGGGCGCGAAGCGGATCGAGTGCGAGGTCGTGCTCCTGGACCTCTCCCTGAACGACATGTCGCGCCCCGCCGCCAACGTGGAGCTGCTCCGGGCCGCGGGCATGAAGGTGCTGATCTTCAGCATCGGCGAGAACGCCGCCCTGATCCGCGAGGCGCTGCGGGCGGGCGCACTGGGGCTCGTGCGCAAGTCGGACCCGCTCGAGCACGCCATCGAGGAGGCCCGCAACATCGCCGAGGGCAAGCCGGTGATCACCAAGGAGCTGGCCGCCGCGATCGACGGCGACGTCGAGTTCTCCCGGGCCAGCCTCTCGCCGCGCGAGCAGGAGACCCTGCGGCTCTACGCCTCCGGTTTCGCCCAGGTCCAGGTGGCCCGCCGGATGGGGATCAAGCAGAGCGCCGTGAAGACCAACATCGACCGGATCCGCGAGAAGTACGCGCGTGTCGGCCGCCCGGCCCCCACCAAGATCGACCTGCGCATCCGGGCGATCGAGGACGGTCTCGTGGAGCCGACCGCGGACATCACCACGGCGGAGAAGCGCCTGTGA
- a CDS encoding sensor histidine kinase — protein MSHVAPRSPLAYRKVPARRRRTSLLVPASPQELGMNSYRILLLANICHGLVAVALFLESLTILEDQLRSFERWHLVFLVVLLLNGCVLLLQSARQRVRTWPILVAPVLVALAVVTLPLAWTGQAPPQDPWVEPFILLAACATVVVWSLELAVAYLTSVTVLYVLVMVRTAAAPDIMDVLFDATSRIAFGVVLVVLISFVLRGGKNADQVYADAIAQELQLTRSRSQAEEQERLDRLIHDNVMAALLDAGRATGPVQRRTRELAQRALDVLVFEERRAQGKGTTMVHTLLDDLLESLSPWRNRVRFNSITPYIRPPGEPRPLIPVETAQALVQAITEAVSNSARHSGTDVTFVTMDGGACPPTAINPEGFYLRFQVVDRGRGFQPRSIDSRRLGVRVSILGSVQQVGGDVEVDSAPGRGASVTILWPRDARP, from the coding sequence GTGAGCCACGTCGCGCCCCGGTCCCCGCTCGCCTACCGGAAGGTCCCGGCCCGGCGGCGCCGCACCAGCCTGCTGGTGCCGGCCTCGCCGCAGGAGCTGGGGATGAACTCCTACCGGATCCTCCTGCTCGCCAACATCTGCCACGGACTCGTGGCCGTGGCGCTGTTCCTGGAGTCCCTCACCATCCTCGAGGACCAGCTGCGCTCCTTCGAGCGGTGGCACCTGGTCTTCCTGGTCGTGCTGCTGCTCAACGGGTGCGTGCTGCTCCTGCAGTCGGCCCGGCAACGGGTCCGCACGTGGCCGATCCTCGTGGCGCCGGTGCTGGTGGCGCTCGCCGTCGTCACGCTGCCGCTCGCCTGGACGGGCCAGGCGCCGCCGCAGGACCCGTGGGTGGAGCCGTTCATCCTGCTCGCGGCCTGCGCCACCGTGGTCGTGTGGAGCCTCGAGCTGGCCGTGGCCTATCTGACGTCCGTGACGGTCCTCTACGTCCTCGTCATGGTGCGCACCGCGGCCGCCCCCGACATCATGGACGTGCTCTTCGACGCCACGAGCCGGATCGCGTTCGGCGTGGTGCTCGTGGTGCTGATCAGCTTCGTCCTCCGGGGCGGGAAGAACGCGGACCAGGTCTACGCGGACGCGATCGCCCAGGAGCTGCAGCTCACCCGCTCCCGCTCCCAGGCCGAGGAGCAGGAGCGGCTCGACCGCCTGATCCACGACAACGTCATGGCGGCCCTGCTCGATGCCGGCCGCGCCACGGGCCCGGTCCAGCGCCGCACCCGGGAGCTGGCCCAGCGCGCCCTCGACGTCCTCGTCTTCGAGGAGCGCCGCGCCCAGGGCAAGGGCACCACGATGGTGCACACGCTGCTGGACGACCTGCTGGAGTCCCTGTCCCCGTGGCGCAACCGGGTGCGCTTCAACAGCATCACGCCCTACATCCGGCCGCCCGGCGAGCCGCGGCCCCTCATCCCCGTGGAGACGGCGCAGGCGCTGGTCCAGGCCATCACCGAGGCGGTCTCCAACAGCGCCCGGCACTCGGGCACCGACGTCACGTTCGTGACCATGGACGGCGGTGCGTGCCCGCCCACCGCGATCAACCCGGAGGGCTTCTACCTGCGCTTCCAGGTGGTCGACCGGGGCCGGGGCTTCCAGCCGCGCAGCATCGACTCCCGGCGGCTCGGGGTCCGCGTGTCCATCCTGGGCAGCGTGCAGCAGGTGGGCGGCGACGTCGAGGTCGACTCCGCACCCGGCCGGGGCGCCAGCGTGACGATCCTCTGGCCGCGGGACGCCCGCCCGTGA
- a CDS encoding DNA-3-methyladenine glycosylase I, whose translation MDTVSAGRGLDRAADLPDPEGLARSAGLPHAAGSPRAADPPDPARAADLARGTGSRDDPDRVRAADVPHSAGSHPEDAFRAVLCGDGLRRCPWAPTGPAALEEHDHRWGAPPVDSPGWFEALSLEIFQAGLARWSIAQRRDGLRRAFRGFVAGDVAELTEDAVDELLLDPAVIRNRVKIEAVVHNTRACAGLAPADWAELAGEPPAGAQPPVTVLELTRRSPEADRLAARFKQLGLVFVGRTTAHGFLLRTGVLPGHLAQCFRTGPGTAGSG comes from the coding sequence ATGGACACCGTTTCCGCCGGGCGCGGCCTCGACCGCGCCGCTGATCTCCCCGACCCCGAGGGCCTCGCGCGCAGCGCCGGACTCCCGCACGCCGCCGGCTCCCCCCGCGCCGCTGATCCCCCCGACCCCGCCCGCGCCGCGGACCTGGCCCGCGGCACCGGCTCCCGCGACGACCCCGATCGTGTCCGCGCCGCGGACGTCCCGCACAGCGCCGGCTCCCATCCCGAGGACGCCTTCCGTGCCGTGCTCTGCGGGGACGGCCTGCGCCGCTGCCCCTGGGCGCCCACGGGACCGGCCGCCCTCGAGGAGCACGACCACCGCTGGGGAGCCCCGCCCGTGGACTCCCCCGGCTGGTTCGAGGCGCTCAGCCTCGAGATCTTCCAGGCGGGCCTGGCCCGGTGGAGCATCGCCCAGCGCCGGGACGGGCTCCGCCGGGCGTTCCGCGGCTTCGTCGCCGGGGACGTGGCGGAGCTGACGGAGGACGCCGTCGACGAGCTCCTGCTCGACCCGGCGGTCATCCGCAACCGCGTCAAGATCGAGGCCGTGGTGCACAACACCCGTGCGTGCGCGGGGCTCGCTCCGGCGGACTGGGCGGAGCTGGCCGGCGAGCCGCCGGCGGGCGCGCAGCCGCCCGTGACCGTGCTGGAGCTGACCCGCCGGTCCCCGGAGGCGGACCGGCTGGCCGCCCGGTTCAAGCAGCTCGGCCTGGTCTTCGTGGGCCGCACGACCGCCCACGGGTTCCTGCTGCGCACCGGGGTGCTCCCCGGTCATCTCGCGCAGTGCTTCAGGACCGGGCCTGGAACCGCAGGATCCGGGTGA
- a CDS encoding aminotransferase class I/II-fold pyridoxal phosphate-dependent enzyme: protein MLPHPPPRPSARSTVPPFRVMEILADVERLRSAGRDVVSLCAGEPSGGAPQAVARAAARVHARNEGLGYTPALGIEPLRRAVAGHYARWYGLDVAPEQVAVTTGASGALVLTFLAAFDVGDRVAVCRPGYPAYRNTLAALGAEVVELDCGAATRFQPTPAMLDAAVAAHGPLHGLVVAGPANPTGTVLEPAELAALARWCAEHGTRLISDEIYHGIVHAAPTGSGPRNGAPYRGTSAWEHDPDAVVISSFSKYWGMTGWRLGWALLPRDLVAPVDALAGNLSLCPPAAAQYAAVEAFSEEAYAEADRAVEQFARSRSLLLDALPALGWGESAPADGAFYLYADLGEQLERHGSSLEWCRRLLEAEAVAVVPGLDFDAARGHRTVRLSFAAGPAQVEEAVTRILRFQARS, encoded by the coding sequence ATGCTGCCGCACCCGCCGCCCCGCCCGTCCGCACGCTCCACGGTCCCGCCCTTCCGGGTGATGGAGATCCTCGCCGATGTCGAGCGGCTGCGCTCCGCCGGCCGGGACGTCGTCTCGCTCTGCGCCGGTGAACCCTCCGGCGGCGCCCCGCAGGCCGTGGCCCGCGCGGCCGCGCGCGTCCACGCCCGCAACGAGGGGCTCGGCTACACCCCCGCCCTGGGCATCGAGCCGCTGCGCCGCGCCGTGGCCGGGCACTACGCCCGGTGGTACGGCCTGGACGTCGCGCCGGAGCAGGTCGCCGTCACCACGGGTGCCTCGGGCGCGCTGGTCCTGACCTTCCTCGCGGCCTTCGACGTCGGGGACCGGGTCGCCGTCTGCCGCCCGGGCTACCCGGCCTACCGCAACACCCTGGCCGCGCTGGGCGCGGAGGTCGTCGAGCTCGACTGCGGTGCGGCGACGCGCTTCCAGCCCACGCCGGCGATGCTCGACGCCGCGGTCGCCGCGCACGGCCCGCTGCACGGCCTGGTCGTGGCAGGTCCCGCCAACCCGACCGGCACCGTGCTCGAGCCCGCCGAGCTGGCGGCGCTGGCGCGCTGGTGCGCCGAGCACGGGACGCGGCTCATCAGCGACGAGATCTACCACGGCATCGTGCACGCCGCCCCCACGGGGAGCGGCCCGCGGAACGGGGCACCGTACCGGGGCACCAGCGCCTGGGAGCACGACCCCGACGCCGTGGTCATCTCCTCCTTCTCCAAGTACTGGGGGATGACCGGGTGGCGGCTGGGCTGGGCCCTGCTGCCCCGGGACCTCGTGGCCCCGGTCGACGCGCTCGCCGGCAACCTCAGCCTCTGCCCGCCGGCCGCCGCCCAGTACGCCGCCGTGGAGGCGTTCTCGGAGGAGGCCTACGCCGAGGCCGACCGGGCGGTGGAGCAGTTCGCGCGCTCCCGGAGCCTGCTCCTGGACGCCCTGCCTGCTCTCGGCTGGGGCGAGAGCGCGCCGGCGGACGGGGCGTTCTACCTCTACGCGGACCTCGGCGAGCAGCTCGAGCGCCACGGCAGCTCCCTGGAGTGGTGCCGCCGTCTGCTCGAGGCGGAGGCCGTGGCGGTCGTGCCGGGACTGGACTTCGACGCCGCGCGCGGTCACCGCACCGTCCGGCTGTCCTTCGCCGCAGGACCCGCCCAGGTCGAGGAGGCCGTCACCCGGATCCTGCGGTTCCAGGCCCGGTCCTGA
- a CDS encoding dihydrolipoamide acetyltransferase family protein, which translates to MPQIFNLPDVGEGLTEAEILAWRVAPGETVTVNQVLVEIETAKSVVELPSPYAGTVLDLLVPEGRTVEVGTPIIAVGSPEEASGTGPAPEGTPGILGETPVPAASPDADGDRPLVGSGPKADPVRRRRRIAPEPAPQSAAGPAPEPARPAGWAEKLGRGPLGTGIGGIGSGIGGIGTAAQGIADRAARLAEDSGVWRRPGRPDGAGTPNTASAGAGTPDTASAGAVQAGAVPTGAGRAGAVPAAVPRRPALAKPPVRKAARDLGVDLAEVPATGAAGQITKQDLLAHVARLGEAGARRRPPAAEERIDRIPVKGVRKATAQNMVRSAFTAPHASVFVELDATRTMEFVQRLKAAPDYEGVKITPLLVLAKAVIWAVARNPQVNATWTDEEILVKHFVNLGIAAATPRGLMVPNIKDAQDLSLRELAVALDELSRTARAGRTQPADMQNGTLTITNIGALGLDTGTPIINPGEVAIVAFGSIKQKPWVVDGAVVPRWVTTLGGSFDHRVVDGDLAARFTADVARILEEPALLLD; encoded by the coding sequence ATGCCGCAGATCTTCAACCTGCCCGACGTCGGCGAAGGCCTGACCGAGGCGGAGATCCTCGCGTGGCGAGTGGCACCGGGGGAGACCGTCACGGTCAACCAGGTGCTCGTCGAGATCGAGACCGCCAAGTCCGTGGTGGAGCTGCCCTCCCCGTACGCGGGCACCGTGCTCGACCTGCTGGTGCCCGAGGGCCGCACCGTGGAGGTCGGCACCCCGATCATCGCCGTGGGCTCCCCCGAGGAGGCCTCCGGCACGGGCCCCGCCCCGGAGGGGACACCGGGGATCCTGGGGGAGACCCCGGTGCCCGCCGCGTCGCCCGACGCCGACGGCGACCGCCCCCTCGTCGGCTCCGGGCCCAAGGCCGACCCCGTGCGGCGGCGCCGCCGGATCGCCCCGGAGCCGGCTCCGCAGTCCGCCGCCGGGCCGGCCCCGGAGCCGGCCCGCCCCGCGGGGTGGGCGGAGAAGCTCGGCCGCGGTCCGCTGGGCACCGGGATCGGGGGGATCGGCAGCGGGATCGGGGGGATCGGCACGGCCGCCCAGGGCATCGCCGATCGCGCCGCCCGGCTCGCCGAGGACAGCGGCGTCTGGCGCCGTCCCGGCCGCCCAGACGGCGCCGGCACACCGAACACGGCCTCGGCCGGCGCGGGCACACCGGACACGGCCTCGGCCGGCGCGGTCCAGGCCGGTGCGGTCCCGACGGGCGCGGGCCGGGCCGGTGCGGTTCCGGCCGCCGTCCCGCGCCGTCCCGCGCTGGCGAAGCCGCCCGTCCGCAAGGCGGCCCGTGACCTGGGCGTCGACCTCGCCGAGGTCCCCGCGACCGGGGCCGCCGGGCAGATCACCAAGCAGGACCTCCTGGCCCACGTCGCCCGGCTCGGCGAGGCCGGGGCCCGGCGCCGCCCGCCCGCCGCCGAGGAGCGGATCGATCGGATCCCCGTCAAGGGCGTGCGCAAGGCCACCGCGCAGAACATGGTGCGCAGCGCCTTCACCGCCCCGCACGCCTCGGTGTTCGTGGAGCTCGACGCCACACGCACCATGGAGTTCGTCCAGCGGCTCAAGGCCGCCCCCGACTACGAGGGGGTCAAGATCACGCCCCTGCTGGTGCTGGCCAAGGCCGTCATCTGGGCGGTGGCCCGCAATCCGCAGGTCAACGCCACGTGGACGGACGAGGAGATCCTCGTCAAACACTTCGTGAACCTGGGCATCGCCGCCGCGACGCCGCGCGGGCTCATGGTCCCGAACATCAAGGACGCCCAGGACCTGTCCCTGCGCGAGCTGGCCGTGGCGCTCGACGAGCTCTCCCGCACCGCCCGGGCCGGGCGCACCCAGCCGGCGGACATGCAGAACGGGACCCTGACCATCACCAACATCGGTGCCCTCGGCCTGGACACCGGCACGCCGATCATCAACCCGGGAGAGGTCGCGATCGTCGCCTTCGGCAGCATCAAGCAGAAGCCCTGGGTGGTGGACGGCGCCGTGGTGCCCCGCTGGGTCACCACGCTGGGCGGCTCCTTCGACCACCGGGTGGTCGACGGCGACCTCGCCGCCCGCTTCACCGCGGACGTCGCCCGGATCCTCGAGGAACCCGCGCTGCTGCTGGACTGA